The Sabethes cyaneus chromosome 3, idSabCyanKW18_F2, whole genome shotgun sequence DNA window aaattgcgaaagaattgacatcactatgtccagaatccaaatgaaactacgacttagccatagaaataatgtatagtatataagtaaacattgtaataacattattgtatgtagtctacaaatgcttgacgaataaaacgAAGTTCTTAATATAAACTTactctatttttaaaagttCTTCTAGATACACTAAACTCATAACAGTCAGATACAATATTAAATTCACGGGAACACACATCAATCGGATTATTTTGGTCGAAAAGAGTAGGGTCGTTTGGGGTGATTTGGACacctggggtaaaatggacaggTGCTTTATCTCGGAAAGTAGCAGTTTCTCTGCATTCATATTATTCTCAACTTCTTCCATtattaacgtaaaaaaattGGGCTTAACTTTCACAGGTGTTgccaaatgtaaatgtaaacaaaacaactgcctaaaacgacaccaaatgtaattttgatgctctaggtcagcggttcccaacctttttcgattcgcgtaccccctgacggatttccctatactattctgcagcgaactaaagttttggcgaacccctgggggttcgcgaacccccatttgggaaccgctgctctaggttttaaggtttttccagtgatttaaaaaacttttcaaattattgtgcAGTCTAGTTCTGTTTGGCTACATAAGAGAAACTGTTTGATAGAAAATTATAGCGAgattgtataaaaataaatccaattttttaaactcatattgttgtatGCTATGTGGGGTGAAATGGTCAGTTTTTTTGGGGTGAAATGGTCCAGTTAATTTTAAACCATTTCTTTGGTCTCATTAATTCTAGATACCGTAAAAGTACAAAATAGATGTGCATGTGATGTTAAAACAAGAATCCACCGAAAAGATCATTATAGACAATCAAGAATGGGTTTTAGGTATTTGAGAGTATTTGCAATCCCGCCAATCGCCAAAAGGAACATTCGCAACAAAAGTCAGGGATTTTAATAATCGGGTTTCGATGTGTTTGAGAACTAACTGAACGAAATATTTTTCTGGTCATTTTCCCTCATACTCAGattcatatggaaatttgtgatttttgaggCACTCGGGGCTAATCCCTGAATGTCTATGGTTGTGCAAAATACAATGTCACATTCATTTTGTTATCGTAACTATTTTATCCCAATCGATAATATGTCGAACTGTCATTATATCTTCAGCTTTAGGTTTGACCACTCTCTCTGAGCCACCAGGAACTACTGCAGGAGCACTTGCTTGTGAAAAATGTCGAATAAGACTTTAAATAAGATCTAGATTCTTCGAAGTGAGGTTTTGTTTACTTGCGAAAAAACTAAAGTGATATTGGTATAACTTAGGAACTGGCTCTTCCACTCAGATAGACGGAACTGAGCTCGAAACGCTAGTACTAgttaatatgtgttcctaagtaGTCTGCTATAAGTCTCAGTATGTTATTTCGTTAAAAACAACCGTTTTTTTACACATTGTCCATATCAccccaaacaaaattttgaaacaaaatcatCAACAAAAGatcatcatttttttttaacctattttagcaaaactgagctagatacaattgttaaactccgctagtaaacagaaaacaagtaaatctcggtatacgattcaacttttttgagttttgatgcatagattttgggataatagGTGATTTGCTTAGGGTGTCCAAATTCCCCCCAAATTACCCTACGGTGTAAAGAAAGCCGAACGAaatccgctcgccggatcataaGATCAGTCGCAATGGGTTGATGGGATGATGAACTACTTAAGGTTGAAATTACTCTAAATAAATGTTTCTGGAGCTTGGTTCGTTTTGGCAGAATTCCGACCAAATGACATTTTGCTCTCTTTCCCTCTAACTTGTCCTGTCCTAAGGTATAGTATCCTGCACGCTGCATACGAATACCATACACACTGTGTaccattgtttcattttttttttactatttcCATCGTctatcaaaaccgcgtaaattccgaaattcgcgtaaaaataactCGAAAGGCCGTTGGCTGGCTAACCTTCTAGTGGGATCTCACGTGGATGAGCTTCAGATCCCGTatggattttcaaaaaaaaaggtAGTCGAATAGATTTTAATGCGAGATACTGTAACTGATAAGTTTACATACACGCTTTCTTCTCAAAACAAGCAGAAGAGGTTGATCCTATGCTACAATACCTTGAGAATAAAGCATGTGGTTTTTTATCTTATTTACTGATGATGTCAGGGAATTTATAATGCCCTTCTACCTTCTATAAGATAATGAATTAAAGCCATGTAAAGAGGGATGGGCGACGCCCGTGGAAAAGATCCTCTCGTTTCTTTCACCTTTCACCGCAAGTTTTAAAACGCTGGCAATATTATTGTACTTCTAAAGATTCCAGTAATGGGCGATAACTAAAACCTTATCCGAGAGCGGTAAGGCTATTATTATACATTTTTGATTAAGCCGTACTGGTGGTTTAAACCATCTTATCTTGCACAAAACTAGACTACCCAAAGATGTTAACCAAACAGTTGAaacatatgaaaaatatggctaGTTTGAGTTCTATCGATGGTTATTGACAGTCCCATTGTGCATTTCGAGGTCCGTCGAACGAAAGTGGATGATAGTATTCTCCAAAATCAAATGGGTGAACAACTCCTGCGAAATAAGTCGGAAACGGAATTAAGATTCGTCGGAATACAAAATGAGGGCGTGAAAGTAAACTGCTCTGCTGTTATActgaaaaaataacacaatttatttatttacagtctTCATATACAATCTTCAAAAAGAAACCTAAAAAGATTGCGTTCATTTGTTAACAACGTTCGAAATCAAATGACTCATTTAGTTCACACAAAAGAAAAACGTGTTTCAATTCGCAAACATCACTTCAATACTTGTTTCTAGCTGGTCGGAGAGAATTAGTTCGAGATCTACAAACCGCTACCAGAATATCTCTATCTGCGGCTGTAGCTTTGACGgtaatttctatcgtaatcaccaccgccaccgccgccaCCTCCACCACTGTAACGGCTGCCATAACTACGATCACGATACGAATTGTTATAGGGGTCATACCGGTTGCCACGATGAGGCCGACCACGATTATTATTATAGTAGCCACCGCGACGCTGCCCGCCACCATAATATCCACCGCCATGGTGTCCACCACCGTAGGGGCTTGATTTTTTCCAGGGATGTACTATCGGCGGTGGTTTTACGGGCTTTTCGCACACTGCTCGATACTCCGGGTCGTTCTCGGTGTATCGGTCTTTGGACTCCTCTTCCAGCTCGTTAAGAAACATAACGTCCTCTTCGGTTAGCTTATTGATGTTGCGTTTGGGGTCAACCATTTTGACGAGGGTACGAGAGTGGTTCAGTGGTCACTAATCGTCGCGTAGTGCTTTTTCTCGCATAAGCAATGAGTTGACGTCTGAAATATGTAGCTTTGTGAACCATAATCTGTTGAAATAATACTTAACACTTACATCGTTCCGATATTATATTGCTGTAAATCAGTGCGTAGAATCCGTTTTCACCCGGAAAATAGCGACGAGACGTTGCAGTTTCGATAGGTTCAAACATCCAACCCAGATGAGTTCGACACTTTGGACATACACACAATTTCCAAGAGTAACCGGGAAACCACGAATGTAACGTGCTCCACTGTTTAGAGAAAACATTTGTAATGTTCTACCATTATGCCATTCTAAAAATAGCACTTACCGAATCTACCTTTGCGCAGTAAGCTTGGTTAACTACGACGATTTTGAATCTAATTCCGAGAGTATTCTGAACTTCCTGTACTACTACCTGTTTACCGGTCAGCAGTGTCTGATTGCTAGAGCCAATAGCCAGAGGACTGTGCTTATCTATCAGGAAGTTCGACAAACTGACGTCGTGACCGCACGAACGACAAATGAAGAAATctgcaaatgaaacaaaatttaacgtTTTCTTATAAACCACTCTACCGAACACTGTCACAGTGTTACCGGTCTAATTAGATTAATAGCAGGATAATCAAAGACGAAATATTTACCGCATTTACCGGAAAATTCCGTCagttcgaaaactagcacaaagCCAAAAGGCTGCAAAGCCTATTGTTCTTTAACGCAACCCTCAGCTCTCTGCCGTAGgctaaaaacagcaaaaattgcAACTACTTACCTTCCGGCACAGTTTCCTCCGCCGAGGAATCTAATATTGAAGTGGTAAACAGttgaaaaacgaagaaaatcacCAATAAAATATGCATCAAAAGCCGACTTTCATTGCACTTCATAGCTTTTCGCAAGCACTCGCTTCTGCAGAGAAACCGAACGTGCGATTGTAAGAAGTCGGCACACGGCGGCCGCTAAAATTGACAGCTGTCAAATCGAACTGTCACGCACCGGACCGGTACCGCATTTTCAGCCGCCGAGCAGCGTCGCGGCTCACGTGGCGCACGGCTGAGTACTGCGAAACTAGGGTACCGGTTTCTGTTATAACTTCAAGACCAACTTTTCCTTGTGGTTATTTCGGCATGTACAATACTCACAAAATATTTTGTACAAAAACTCGCAATGTTGGTTGTATTCCACACGCTCATCTCAAACAACAgtcacgcacacacacacgcactcaCACTTTACTGAAACATCTCAGCGTACGGCACTTTGTTGAAAACGTTCGACACAACCGACTGGAATATTTGCACGAAGGCATTCACGATGGCCGGTTTCAGCTCCTTCAGAATGTCCTGCCAGTTGTCGTTCAGGAACTGGTTCATGTTATCCCCGAGGGCCTTGTCGCCGTTGAACAGGTTGGAGAAGTGCATGTAGAAGCGAGTCGTGTCGAAGGTGGCCTTCAGTTTGTCCACCTGATAGTGCTTTTTACCGTTGGCACGGTCAACCAGCTTGCCGGTCCACTTCAGCTGGATGTGACAATTTTCTGTTAAATTAATAGAAATTGTCATAAATCAGTCATTTCTTTTTTGGTATAGCATAAAATTTTACCCATTGTCATGTTGCTGTGTCCTTCACCCTGGATGGGCAGAATCAGCACCTTGCCGTTAATTTTGTAGCCACCTATTAGCGAGGCAACCGGCACCAAAATGCCTAGATCCATCTTGGTTGGGTCCGCAGTGAAGCCACTGAAATTTCGAGCAAAAGTGAGGTTAGATTTTAAATCGTTTGAAGACCTTTGTAAACGTACTTGGCCTTTTTGATCACACTCTGCGATAATCCCGTCAGTTCTACGTTCTTGAAGTTAAGCACGATATTGATTGGGCCGTCGCCTTGCACAATGTCCATTTTCTCAATTATCAACGGATCCAACGAGACGAGATTCACCTCCGGAATACCCTTGCTGTGCTTGGCGAATGTGGTGCCAATCCGTTCGAACAGGCACTTTTCGTCGTTCGGTTTGCAGAGAGTGTATCCAGGTgctagaaatagaaatagaagcgAGAAAGTCATTTAATTACTGCTGCAAAAAATGGCTTAGATGAAGACTAAGACTTTTATTAGAGTCAGCACTAACCAGGCTCACGTGGCTAGAAAAACATTGACCATATCGAGCTTCATTCATTCGTGGGAAAGTCAAAAACACAGCTTTATAAAAAGCTTTGTTGAGAGATAAAAACATTAATTTATGCAAAACATCATGTTTATTGCCGTCACAAAAACAGTGAATAAATTTCCTTCTCAATAGCAACGATTCAATGGCTTTCAATTATACCTACATTATAATACTTTTATTAATTGCGCAGCAATTATTGTTTTACTGTATGGATTACTTTTTTTCACTATTGTACGAATTATTTATATTTGTTATTGGCCACGTATATGTTCCTAATGAGATTCATTACACTATAATTAAATACGAGAAATTATCGGTGATTCATTTACGCGTAAGCGCGAATCAAGAGTTTGGATTGTGATGAGGGGTGATGGATGTGATGTGATAGTACGCTGGGCAAACCGGCTCAAAGGTAGGGCTTATTTCACGCTTTTCCTAGCAGGATTTGTGGTGAATCCCCcatgggatttttttttattgttgagTGCTATTTACCAACCCTTTGAGACATCTACATCTACGATTATATCTACCGAACCGAACAGCAGTAAATCCCTATTAAATAAAGAATTGCAacgagcgaatgacagcccctTTACTGTTTGTTTACGGGTCTCAAAAGTGTTTTTTTCTTCGTGACGCGGCCCATCGCGCCAAACCTGCCAAACGCATTTTTTCCAAGTGGATCCAAACTTTCGTATAATAGTGTATGTTTTCAGAAACTTTAGGCTAATATTGCCGCTGCCCAAAATATgacgtcatcggggatttcaatactcaggtcggccaggaggaggaatacaaaccggtgattggaaggttcagagtacaccagcggaccaatgaaatgggcctaactAAGACttctcgactttgccgccttcaagaacatggccgtacgtagtacttgtttccagcacagaatccatcacaagtacacctggaggtcaccaaatcagacagactCACAGAtagaccacgttttgatcgacagtccgCACTTCTcaaacattatcgacgtcagatcctatcaaagcgctaacgttgactcggaccactacctagtgatggttaagatgcgcccaaaactcttcgttgtgaacaacattcggtaccgacgcctcGATtggatctcgcgcggctgaagcctgaacgtcgccgcaaactacgcgcattcactcgaagctgcgctgccggaaaagGACgaactggacgaagcccctctgactgttggaacactatcaaaatagccatcagcagtgtagcggagagctccatcgtgcatgtggcccggaatcagcggaacaattggtttgacgatgaatgtaggagggtgatggatgaggagaacgctgcgtggGCGGCCAAGatacgcagtgccacacgtcagaacgtggaaagacacaaacagaagaagatgcagcgaaaccaaatctttcgggagaaaaagcgctacctgcaatagcaggaatatgcagatttagagcggctgcatcgttctcaggaaacgcgaaagttctaccagcaactgaacggatcccgcaaaggctttgtgccgcgagtcgaaatgtgtcgggataaaactggcagtattctgacggacgatcgtgaggtgaccgataggtggaagtagCACATCGACGAAAACCTGAATGGCgctcaggcggagaaccatggcggcggcgAAAGCGATATCGACGGtgtaacaaacggggaagaggtgccagttaaatgcagctaaagaacaacaagtcagctgggaaagatggcatcggagcggagcttat harbors:
- the LOC128739511 gene encoding RNA-binding protein cabeza; its protein translation is MVDPKRNINKLTEEDVMFLNELEEESKDRYTENDPEYRAVCEKPVKPPPIVHPWKKSSPYGGGHHGGGYYGGGQRRGGYYNNNRGRPHRGNRYDPYNNSYRDRSYGSRYSGGGGGGGGGDYDRNYRQSYSRR
- the LOC128743321 gene encoding protein cereblon-like, producing the protein MKCNESRLLMHILLVIFFVFQLFTTSILDSSAEETVPEDFFICRSCGHDVSLSNFLIDKHSPLAIGSSNQTLLTGKQVVVQEVQNTLGIRFKIVVVNQAYCAKVDSWSTLHSWFPGYSWKLCVCPKCRTHLGWMFEPIETATSRRYFPGENGFYALIYSNIISERYVNSLLMREKALRDD
- the LOC128741206 gene encoding protein takeout-like isoform X2, with translation MVVSCNLSKTRVKCPEHMSADETSAPGYTLCKPNDEKCLFERIGTTFAKHSKGIPEVNLVSLDPLIIEKMDIVQGDGPINIVLNFKNVELTGLSQSVIKKANGFTADPTKMDLGILVPVASLIGGYKINGKVLILPIQGEGHSNMTMENCHIQLKWTGKLVDRANGKKHYQVDKLKATFDTTRFYMHFSNLFNGDKALGDNMNQFLNDNWQDILKELKPAIVNAFVQIFQSVVSNVFNKVPYAEMFQ
- the LOC128741206 gene encoding protein takeout-like isoform X1; protein product: MTITSVFTGVLFALLVVLSSCNGAKFPPGYTLCKPNDEKCLFERIGTTFAKHSKGIPEVNLVSLDPLIIEKMDIVQGDGPINIVLNFKNVELTGLSQSVIKKANGFTADPTKMDLGILVPVASLIGGYKINGKVLILPIQGEGHSNMTMENCHIQLKWTGKLVDRANGKKHYQVDKLKATFDTTRFYMHFSNLFNGDKALGDNMNQFLNDNWQDILKELKPAIVNAFVQIFQSVVSNVFNKVPYAEMFQ